A stretch of the Lactuca sativa cultivar Salinas chromosome 9, Lsat_Salinas_v11, whole genome shotgun sequence genome encodes the following:
- the LOC111898215 gene encoding MACPF domain-containing protein CAD1, with the protein MEENAAALHTAKNSVQALGKGFDVNFDTRLLYCKGVAGSKVVEIDEEHKRDLWLYDNLVVPNVSRDIESYQEPINRNSSGVCNYHEMVEYFNKRANLSGNVPLGSFNAAFSFTGSKHLDAANTKTLCTDGYFIPLAKFEITKSSLILQESVKRAVPTSWDPPALASFIENFGTHVITSVTIGGKDVIYVKQHLSSPLSTVEIKNYVQDIGNHRFCNTENLTDSGLLRYKEKGGDPSLFSSQGIYPQPTNAPSLGGNAKEDVTVIFRRRGGDDLEQSHTQWEKTVKYSPDVISMSFIPITSLLEGLPGKDHLTRAIALYLEYKPQVEELRYFLEFQVARVWAPLQDRLPGHQRKEPVCPSLQFSMMGQKLYVSQDQISVGRKPVTGIRLCLEGSKHNRLTIHLQHLQSLPKILRPYWDTHVAIGAPKWLGPEEQDSRWFEPVKWKNFSHVSSAPIESPEAAFIGDSCGVHIVTGAQLGVWDFGSRNVLFMKLLYSWLPGCTIRRSLWDHTPNNATGSSLGLGSSPGSSSSNKLAKFVDMAEMSKGAVDPPGHWVVTGGKLGVEKGKIVLRVKYSLLNY; encoded by the exons ATGGAGGAAAATGCAGCTGCTTTGCATACTGCTAAGAATTCGGTTCAGGCATTGGGTAAAGGCTTTGATGTAAATTTTGACACAAGGTTGCTATACTGTAAGGGAGTTGCAGGGTCTAAAGTTGTGGAGATTGATGAAGAACACAAAAGGGATCTTTGGTTATATGATAACTTGGTTGTGCCAAATGTCTCAAGGGATATAGAGAGTTATCAGGAACCAATTAATCGTAATAGTTCTGGTGTTTGCAATTATCATGAG ATGGTTGAGTATTTTAACAAGAGAGCCAATCTATCAGGCAATGTTCCTCTTGGTAGTTTCAATGCTGCATTTAGTTTCACGGGTTCAAAACATCTTGATGCTGCAAACACAAAGACACTTTGTACAGATGGTTATTTCATCCCACTTGCTAAATTTGAAATCACAAAGTCATCTTTAATATTACAAGAAAGTGTTAAACGAGCAGTGCCCACATCGTGGGACCCACCAGCCTTAGCAAG TTTTATCGAGAATTTTGGAACACATGTAATCACATCTGTCACAATCGGTGGTAAAGATGTTATATATGTTAAACAACATCTATCATCACCTTTGTCAACTGTAGAAATAAAAAACTACGTTCAAGATATAGGAAACCATAGATTCTGCAACACCGAAAACCTAACCGATTCTGGTCTTTTGAGATACAAGGAAAAG GGTGGTGATCCGTCATTGTTTAGTAGCCAAGGCATATATCCTCAACCCACAAATGCACCGTCACTCGGTGGAAATGCAAAGGAA GATGTAACGGTTATTTTCAGAAGAAGAGGAGGAGATGATCTGGAGCAAAGCCATACTCAATGGGAGAAAACCGTAAAATACTCTCCAGATGTCATCAGCATGTCATTCATTCCCATTACTTCTCTTCTTGAAGGATTACCCGGAAAAGACCATTTGACCCGTGCTATTGCTCTCTACCTTGAAT ACAAACCTCAGGTAGAAGAACTAAGATACTTTCTAGAGTTCCAGGTGGCACGAGTGTGGGCCCCGTTACAAGATCGGCTTCCAGGTCATCAAAGAAAGGAACCTGTTTGTCCATCTTTACAATTTAGCATGATGGGCCAAAAGCTTTACGTTTCTCAAGATCAG ATATCCGTGGGGCGTAAGCCAGTAACGGGGATCCGATTATGCTTAGAAGGATCAAAACACAACCGATTAACCATTCATCTTCAACACCTCCAATCACTCCCAAAAATCCTTAGACCATATTGGGACACACATGTAGCCATCGGTGCACCCAAGTGGCTAGGACCCGAGGAGCAAGACAGCCGATGGTTTGAACCCGTGAAGTGGAAAAACTTCTCACATGTCAGCTCCGCACCAATCGAAAGCCCAGAAGCTGCTTTCATTGGTGACTCGTGTGGGGTCCACATAGTCACTGGGGCCCAGCTTGGTGTTTGGGATTTCGGGTCTAGAAATGTTCTTTTCATGAAACTTTTATATTCATGGTTGCCCGGGTGCACCATTCGAAGATCTTTGTGGGACCACACTCCCAATAATGCTACTGGATCGAGCCTGGGCTTGGGCTCGAG
- the LOC111898217 gene encoding serine/threonine-protein kinase STY13 isoform X2: MSNSEKNNIKKSKEEASFDSSNSNHNSNNKSGTVKSGSGCSKSVCSNGSITNSDCTIDERVLVDPKLLFIGAKIGEGAHGKVYEGRYGDRIVAIKVLNRGSNTEERAALEGRFAREVTMMSRVKHDNLVKFIGACKEPLMVIVSELLPGMSLRKYLGSIRPNQLDLRLALSFALDIARAMDCLHANGIIHRDLKPDNLLLTANQKSVKLADFGLAREETVTEMMTAETGTYRWMAPELYSTVTLRQGEKKHYNNKVDVYSFGIVLWELVTNRMPFEGMSNLQAAYAAAFKQERPNLSEDISPELAFIIQACWVEDPNLRPSFDQIIRMLNTFLFTLPPPPSATSPEECDAADDVAAAAASNGELSARSRRKFSFLRQIFAAKKTKNSQ, from the exons ATGAGTAACAGTGAGAAGAACAACATCAAGAAATCAAAAGAAGAAGCGTCATTCGATAGTAGTAATAGTAATCATAATAGCAATAATAAATCTGGAACAGTTAAATCGGGATCAGGTTGCTCAAAATCAGTTTGTTCAAATGGGTCAATTACAAATTCAGACTGCACGATTGATGAAAGGGTGCTTGTTGATCCAAAACTCTTATTTATTGGAGCCAAAATTGGAGAAGGAGCTCATGGGAAGGTTTACGAAGGAAG GTATGGTGATCGAATTGTGGCTATAAAGGTTCTCAACCGTGGGAGTAACACAGAAGAACGAGCTGCACTTGAAGGCCGTTTTGCACGTGAAGTTACTATGATGTCAAGAGTGAAACATGACAACCTAGTTAAG TTTATTGGAGCTTGTAAGGAACCTTTAATGGTGATTGTCTCCGAATTGTTACCCGGAATGTCACTTAGGAAATATTTGGGAAGCATTCGTCCAAATCAATTAGACCTTCGTTTGGCTTTGAGTTTTGCTCTTGATATTGCTCGAGCCATGGATTGTTTGCATGCTAATGGGATTATACACAGAGATTTAAAACccg ATAATTTGCTGTTAACTGCAAATCAAAAGTCTGTGAAGCTTGCAGATTTTGGTCTTGCAAGAGAAGAAACCGTTACTGAAATGATGACAGCAGAGACTGGTACTTACCGCTGGATGGCCCCTgag TTGTATAGCACAGTGACATTGCGTCAAGGGGAGAAGAAGCATTACAATAATAAAGTTGATGTCTACAGCTTTGGAATTGTGTTATGGGAATTAGTCACAAACCGAATGCCATTTGAAGGCATGTCAAATTTGCAAGCTGCTTATGCTGCTGCTTTTAAG CAAGAAAGGCCAAATCTTTCGGAAGACATATCACCTGAACTAGCGTTCATCATACAAGCATGTTGGGTTGAAGATCCAAATCTAAGACCAAGTTTTGACCAAATCATACGAATGCTCAACACGTTTCTCTTCACCCTCCCACCACCACCATCCGCCACGTCACCGGAAGAATGTGATGCCGCCGATGACGTGGCGGCGGCAGCAGCAAGTAATGGCGAGCTTTCCGCACGCTCAAGACGCAAGTTTTCTTTTCTTCGTCAGATTTTTGCTGCCAAAAAAACCAAGAACTCACAATGA
- the LOC111898217 gene encoding serine/threonine/tyrosine-protein kinase HT1 isoform X1, producing MSNSEKNNIKKSKEEASFDSSNSNHNSNNKSGTVKSGSGCSKSVCSNGSITNSDCTIDERVLVDPKLLFIGAKIGEGAHGKVYEGRYGDRIVAIKVLNRGSNTEERAALEGRFAREVTMMSRVKHDNLVKVYLVITRFKLDRFITYYYLFFLQFIGACKEPLMVIVSELLPGMSLRKYLGSIRPNQLDLRLALSFALDIARAMDCLHANGIIHRDLKPDNLLLTANQKSVKLADFGLAREETVTEMMTAETGTYRWMAPELYSTVTLRQGEKKHYNNKVDVYSFGIVLWELVTNRMPFEGMSNLQAAYAAAFKQERPNLSEDISPELAFIIQACWVEDPNLRPSFDQIIRMLNTFLFTLPPPPSATSPEECDAADDVAAAAASNGELSARSRRKFSFLRQIFAAKKTKNSQ from the exons ATGAGTAACAGTGAGAAGAACAACATCAAGAAATCAAAAGAAGAAGCGTCATTCGATAGTAGTAATAGTAATCATAATAGCAATAATAAATCTGGAACAGTTAAATCGGGATCAGGTTGCTCAAAATCAGTTTGTTCAAATGGGTCAATTACAAATTCAGACTGCACGATTGATGAAAGGGTGCTTGTTGATCCAAAACTCTTATTTATTGGAGCCAAAATTGGAGAAGGAGCTCATGGGAAGGTTTACGAAGGAAG GTATGGTGATCGAATTGTGGCTATAAAGGTTCTCAACCGTGGGAGTAACACAGAAGAACGAGCTGCACTTGAAGGCCGTTTTGCACGTGAAGTTACTATGATGTCAAGAGTGAAACATGACAACCTAGTTAAGGTATATTTGGTTATTACAAGGTTTAAACTCGATAGATTTAttacttattattatttattttttttgcagTTTATTGGAGCTTGTAAGGAACCTTTAATGGTGATTGTCTCCGAATTGTTACCCGGAATGTCACTTAGGAAATATTTGGGAAGCATTCGTCCAAATCAATTAGACCTTCGTTTGGCTTTGAGTTTTGCTCTTGATATTGCTCGAGCCATGGATTGTTTGCATGCTAATGGGATTATACACAGAGATTTAAAACccg ATAATTTGCTGTTAACTGCAAATCAAAAGTCTGTGAAGCTTGCAGATTTTGGTCTTGCAAGAGAAGAAACCGTTACTGAAATGATGACAGCAGAGACTGGTACTTACCGCTGGATGGCCCCTgag TTGTATAGCACAGTGACATTGCGTCAAGGGGAGAAGAAGCATTACAATAATAAAGTTGATGTCTACAGCTTTGGAATTGTGTTATGGGAATTAGTCACAAACCGAATGCCATTTGAAGGCATGTCAAATTTGCAAGCTGCTTATGCTGCTGCTTTTAAG CAAGAAAGGCCAAATCTTTCGGAAGACATATCACCTGAACTAGCGTTCATCATACAAGCATGTTGGGTTGAAGATCCAAATCTAAGACCAAGTTTTGACCAAATCATACGAATGCTCAACACGTTTCTCTTCACCCTCCCACCACCACCATCCGCCACGTCACCGGAAGAATGTGATGCCGCCGATGACGTGGCGGCGGCAGCAGCAAGTAATGGCGAGCTTTCCGCACGCTCAAGACGCAAGTTTTCTTTTCTTCGTCAGATTTTTGCTGCCAAAAAAACCAAGAACTCACAATGA